AGATGTAGTACCTCTTGAAAGTTACATTTCAGGATAAATATTTCAGGATAATCACTTTCAGGTTGCTATCGAAAAACAGATACGTTAGGTGATCAATCTGGGATAGCATGGGTTTTGAAAGTAAAGGTATCTATACAGTACATGAATTCACGCTGGCGGTAAAGAGTGTTCTTATCCAGGGCCAATTCAATGATGCCTGGATCCGCGGGGAAATATCGAACTTTACGAACCACGGTTCAGGTCATCGTTACTTTACATTGAAGGATAAAAACAGCCAGTTGCAGTGCGTCATGTTTAAATGGCATGGAAAAAATCTCAAATTCGAACTTGAACATGGCATGAAGGTCATTGTTTTCGGGGATCTGGATGTTTATGAGCAAAGAGGTGCTTATCAGCTAAAGGTCAGGGATGTCCGGCCTGACGGTATCGGGGAGCTTTACAAAGCATATGAGCAATTGAAGAATAAACTTGCCATGGAGGGACTGTTCTCTCCCGACCATAAGAAGACACTTCCAAGGTTCCCGAAAAAGATAGGTGTGGCAACGTCCCCGACAGGTGCTGTTCTTCATGATATTCTCACAGTGCTTGGAAGGAGATATCCGGTTAATATTCTTTTTATCCCGACAGTAGTGCAGGGCGATAATGCAGCGCAAAGCATTGTCAGGTCACTTGATGCGCTAAATAAGACTGATGTGGATATGATCATCCTGGGCAGGGGCGGTGGCTCAATCGAAGACCTCTGGGCATTTAATGAAGAACCTGTGGCGCGTGCAATTTTTAATTCAAGGATACCGGTCATTTCAGCAGTAGGACATGAGACCGACTTTACGATTGCCGATTTTGTGGCAGATATCCGGGCGCCGACACCTTCGGCTGCTGCTGAGATTGCAGTTCCTGACCGCCTGGAATTAATAAATCACATTATGAGGCTCGGGCAAAGGTTGATCGAAAACCAGAGGCGGATTGTCAGCGACAGGAAGTCCCGTCTTTCTGATCTGCAGGATGGTGTAGCGCCGCATCTTTTTATAGAACGATTGACCCAGTACATCCAGTTTATTGATGAACTGACCCGGAGGCAGATATCAGGTATTGGAAGGCTTATGGAAGTTAAACAGGCGCTTTTGAATGCCCGTTCAGGAAAACTTGATGCAGTAAGCCCGCTTGGAACACTTTCAAGAGGATACAGCATTACATTGAAAATGCCCGGAAAAACACTTGTGCAAAGTATAGGGGATGTTAAAAAATCCGATGAAGTTTCTATAATCTTGAATGATGGAAAAATAAGATGCAATGTTTATGAAAAAGAGGAATGCAAATGGAAATGAATTTTGAGGAATCACTTACAGAGCTTGAAGGAATAGTAGATAAACTTGAGAAAGGACAGCTTTCACTGGATGAGAGTTTGATGCATTTTGAGAAAGGGATAAAGCTTGTGAGGGAATGCAACACGAAATTAAAAAGCGCACAACAGAAGGTGGAACAATTGATAGAACAGAATGGTGAAGTTAAGGAAGAGCCGTTTGAGGTGAAGTAGATCTCAAGAGGTTCTGGAAAGAAACACGAGATGCCCTTAAAATGCTTGGTATGAAGGGTGAATCATATGATGCGCTGTTAAGAAGGCTGATTGAGGCTGCAAAATGCCGGATGTTATATAGAGAATTGGATGAAATACAAAGCAAAGGCGATTATACTAAAATCGATGATATAGATGCCCTATGAACTTTTCATAAGTCCTTCCGCCTGAAAAATAATTAAGCAGCGGTGTCAATACCGGTCTAATTTTCCCCCCGCGACAAGAAACTACATCACAAATTGCAGAAATGCCACTCCTTCCATCCGGAGTGACCTTATTATGGCATGCGTTTTCAGTAATGGAAATGTGTGA
This Candidatus Methanoperedens sp. DNA region includes the following protein-coding sequences:
- the xseA gene encoding exodeoxyribonuclease VII large subunit; its protein translation is MGFESKGIYTVHEFTLAVKSVLIQGQFNDAWIRGEISNFTNHGSGHRYFTLKDKNSQLQCVMFKWHGKNLKFELEHGMKVIVFGDLDVYEQRGAYQLKVRDVRPDGIGELYKAYEQLKNKLAMEGLFSPDHKKTLPRFPKKIGVATSPTGAVLHDILTVLGRRYPVNILFIPTVVQGDNAAQSIVRSLDALNKTDVDMIILGRGGGSIEDLWAFNEEPVARAIFNSRIPVISAVGHETDFTIADFVADIRAPTPSAAAEIAVPDRLELINHIMRLGQRLIENQRRIVSDRKSRLSDLQDGVAPHLFIERLTQYIQFIDELTRRQISGIGRLMEVKQALLNARSGKLDAVSPLGTLSRGYSITLKMPGKTLVQSIGDVKKSDEVSIILNDGKIRCNVYEKEECKWK
- a CDS encoding exodeoxyribonuclease VII small subunit gives rise to the protein MQMEMNFEESLTELEGIVDKLEKGQLSLDESLMHFEKGIKLVRECNTKLKSAQQKVEQLIEQNGEVKEEPFEVK